One Electrophorus electricus isolate fEleEle1 chromosome 10, fEleEle1.pri, whole genome shotgun sequence genomic region harbors:
- the LOC113575613 gene encoding uncharacterized protein LOC113575613 isoform X3 translates to MELSKQSVNDFSVSDMFLAKGDMALDHISSTETTLDHQSVHVEVNNITAQIIGLEGQKLNLHVPSESIIEPVSPVEVMLEENALSLMTHKATQEKPTGPDDPNDSQVQSTLSDHTSSDPGIPNEMIAASILESDINPVEPRCEFIVHTDPSEAQGPSDKVTLDPSALLMGKLKEVVCEKKQTPDSTSMTPKDVGCSKEEKSVRKNIPPKKDRMDPLKIDMTRSTVIPLTSSQLSLQCLECHIIFSDNKSKERHLKMNHPTEYEQCMLGDALFACYVCDRHFTCSTELMAHQRAHTEKQPFKCPICGEAFSRSSELTSHKKVHFGKHGYTCSDCGKHCKTLTLLKYHQRIHTGERPYVCIHKECGKRFSMPKALQKHLEAHEKEDTEGTADLANSTTNTKKKRNKGTFAKKFACSQCDESFKTAKSQIHHIKIKHPQCKTIPPSSTTVASQELKGVPLVTTQSAIVQPPLLRMEAIGPAAQQIGPLGAEQIKRLIEKLGNVQKVNQLVILGVDPLSFQAQNMGMQQPQGLIQPLHFNFTQPTIQPVILQQTRDESRHEGMMSTGAERTTCKDSLEIGVTVEQEATMVQGEKTVVSLGNPENQVAVVESDMRGAQLNEVQFEILPELTEKSVLTPQEESSEQMDTTVEQHIQVTLDVKTLETGDGSSVFSINDFESSQSQTTEENISKPTEIMLSEETIITAESLDQKCDAEDSLIESEPQSGQMNILNFDNNQELEAHLEQLAPKETSQSEEPKGQTIQPSLNNVQHHQENYYLEQAPVNNSGNQQTMLAPGDQKMSGVKDCLYAKIMLPTKKKRSKKRVSLKSQSLGSEDEGSLSTSQTTTSRETNTASKTVQKKREKTKNKKLVHFGPRENKEKSSKQKLLKISKAGLYKEWQDIDLVQVPTLLQNESAPHLKQKQKNQKRKKGGTVENLTGLKHDFCIPKAIKVAEPTPQGKPQKRKIETPRDLAKKGKSAQDMEQNETPKPKKKKQAKIVEAVSPKKAKIKDATENELGTEIQTLAKRKDKEQKSESEISCHDQIKQQALLLLKGHKQPQLKVHKLDAKTTGFEQPLKHKCQSKEVCSQEATVVQTKGETQNKSPQTARKKKAKMIGKKSKEFQKDACHLQMYSVDNGLTSAPLCTKPKVVRKRKSSTKIDQEIALSPPYSRLTIGCQDCGKNFSEVPALQEHMASMHSESGIFQSNLSSDASNNPVSSGSNEAIITKAVHSSNFEIQVSTDWDMETEMREIGLEDRDDHGLSFPALSPSPSFPTASISLEHEAKEREKIHQDIHPGNSETLCKDSTIFRQPFADVSSTEPDTFHIPVHKKKSGEKENMESVQLVSVSEPQEGVDIKEELPLDVKVVMVEDQNVDDKDSTQVNSLSNETRVGSDQQENESVHTDLNQCQLSIQHVNPASTENSDSHLTEQPEIKQEEEEILVQREEKQTKTSMTRSRRGRGGRSKGKRQLGRATKRATKEMVNNKEECQVVFQLYSLTDDCEEKNEERNNQTKATCSTIAYKQSELEECPEDQVVLELESVTSCAVDVRKPDDASLVQKSGEQDKTSSSSGMVLEHFQTAHESEEGNSAHSQGSIRSWGNPHPETEGITSAGNFDDVKIEASPSTLAPHEVPPSERDLLKGVRMFRVKAENHQNLNEHKASQQTHRAMCLQKHLNHATDGIPSGSSTGSESAGKQCIFYPVKEEEGEILVEPPLSEQATKVPEERTEAGPEIEECEEIMVECSQMEMHHNFYGGTEEGDLGTEHQSPQHLLEFLSQSSDTEEFDNFQSEPDAEALIMSCYHGIHTNGAMKQKELSVYEEGGRNSGNVDFSQAKHQGGTTKECWKPIDYFLQYFNWDTWKEIAVWTGQTSKLPTPVTEKEVAQIAGIHIAMGTLKFPSMKLYWEDLTRVPLIADAMSASKFSELTYNLKLASPRGDLRQANGDGDEQCGQGNTTQLSTSDKAPRQVPSPGDKSRMFTSLPLCRYQDTENCTDTLVSKTDPLWKVQAIVKRVQEGCRALKRNGNHAVDQYPLPFQRHPTHLLHHTIMINVTGLVMDFNLRVKDCKREEVVVNMVSQEIDDNQGMVFLCKPELSTPSMLEHLLEAGVRSAGKVGGARGQVGDEFVTSDGKLKLFRCHHGFILSAATKERSRSTSLVSGFERAIKAANLNRDLRSLYRTPCTSSSPSAWPQSVLWDLIDLALVNSWLQYKQDTNHDSEPLSLMAFRLEVSKALILSSSIDAQDSSPPYPPVPKHSAPNTTPGTNDAFENSFPDAATRYDGMGHWPEQLAEGEEARCRFGGCERTSRVRCLKCCVFLCISRNHNCFLKFHSQGSE, encoded by the exons ATGGAGCTTTCTAAACAGTCAGTGAATGATTTTTCAGTCAGTGATATGTTTCTTGCCAAAGGAGATATGGCTTTAGATCACATATCTTCTACAGAAACAACATTAGACCACCAATCAGTACATGTTGAGGTCAATAACATTACAGCACAGATCATTGGTCTTGAAGGGCAGAAATTGAATCTGCATGTACCATCAGAGTCAATAATAGAACCAGTATCACCAGTGGAGGTAATGTTGGAAGAAAATGCACTCTCCCTGATGACACATAAAGCAACTCAGGAGAAACCAACTGGCCCTGATGATCCCAATGACTCTCAAGTTCAGTCAACATTGTCTGATCATACTTCATCAGACCCAGGTATTCCCAATGAGATGATAGCTGCCAGCATTTTGGAATCGGACATAAACCCTGTGGAACCGCGCTGTGAGTTCATAGTCCATACAGACCCCAGTGAAGCACAAGGTCCATCTGACAAAGTTACATTAGATCCAAGTGCCCTGTTGATGGGGAAATTGAAAGAGGTggtatgtgaaaaaaaacagactCCAGATTCAACATCCATGACTCCCAAAGATGTGGGATGCTCCAAAGAGGAAAAGAGTGTCAGAAAGAACATTCCCCCAAAGAAGGACAGAATGGATCCGCTGAAAATAGACATGACCAGATCCACTGTTATCCCCCTCACCT CATCTCAGCTGTCCCTACAATGCCTGGAGTGCCACATCATCTTCAGTGACAACAAGAGCAAGGAGCGCCACCTCAAAATGAACCACCCCACCGAGTATGAGCAGTGCATGCTTGGCGATGCCCTCTTCGCCTGCTACGTCTGTGATCGGCATTTCACCTGCTCCACTGAGCTCATGGCACATCAGAGGGCTCATACGGAGAAGCAGCCTTTCAAATGTCCCATCTGCGGGGAAGCCTTCAGCCGATCATCTGAGCTCACAAGTCACAAGAAAGTTCACTTTGGCAAGCATGGATACACCTGCTCAGACTGTGGCAAGCACTGCAAAACCCTAACCTTGCTTAAATACCACCAGCGCATACACACTGGAGAAAGGCcatatgtgtgcatacacaaaGAGTGTGGCAAGAGGTTCAGCATGCCAAAGGCTCTCCAAAAACACCTGGAAGCACATGAAAAGGAGGATACAGAGGGCACTGCAGACCTGGCAAATTCTACaaccaacacaaaaaaaaagaggaataaAG GTACATTTGCTAAGAAGTTTGCATGCTCACAGTGTGATGAATCCTTCAAGACAGCAAAGTCACAGATTCATCACATTAAAATTAAGCATCCACAGTGCAAAACCATACCTCCCTCCAGTACCACCGTGGCATCACAAGAGTTAAAAGGTGTCCCACTTGTTACAACTCAATCTGCAATAGTTCAACCACCTCTACTACGTATGGAAGCTATTGGACCAGCAGCACAACAAATAGGCCCACTGGGAGCTGAACAAATTAAAAGATTAATAGAAAAACTGGGAAATGTACAAAAAGTCAATCAGCTGGTCATACTTGGAGTTGACCCGTTATCTTTTCAGGCCCAAAACATGGGAATGCAACAGCCACAGGGTCTCATACAGCCATTGCACTTTAATTTCACACAACCAACAATTCAACCAGTCATACTTCAGCAGACAAGGGATGAGTCAAGGCATGAAGGGATGATGTCAACTGGAGCTGAGCGAACCACGTGTAAAGATTCTTTAGAGATTGGGGTTACTGTTGAGCAAGAGGCAACAATGGTGCAGGGTGAGAAAACTGTTGTTTCATTAGGGAATCCAGAGAATCAGGTGGCAGTTGTTGAATCGGATATGAGAGGTGCACAGTTAAATGAGGTTCAATTTGAGATTTTACCAGAGCTGACTGAAAAGTCAGTCTTAACTCCCCAGGAGGAAAGCAGTGAACAAATGGATACAACAGTGGAGCAGCATATTCAAGTTACTTTAGATGTCAAAACTTTAGAGACTGGGGATGGTTCGTCTGTGTTTTCCATAAATGATTTTGAAAGCAGTCAGTCTCAAACAACTGaagaaaatatttcaaagcCAACAGAAATCATGCTGTCAGAAGAGACCATCATTACTGCAGAATCCCTGGATCAAAAATGTGATGCAGAAGACTCATTAATAGAATCAGAGCCACAGTCTGGACAAATGAATATTCTTAACTTTGATAATAATCAAGAGCTTGAAGCTCACTTGGAACAGTTGGCTCCAAAGGAAACTTCACAGTCAGAGGAACCAAAAGGACAGACTATTCAGCCTTCTCTCAACAATGTGCAGCATCATCAAGAGAACTATTACTTGGAACAGGCACCAGTTAATAATTCCGGTAATCAGCAGACCATGTTGGCACCAGGAGACCAGAAGATGTCGGGTGTAAAAGATTGCTTGTATGCTAAGATAATGCTACCAACAAAGAAGAAAAGGTCCAAGAAACGGGTATCTCTTAAGTCACAGTCCCTGGGATCTGAAGATGAAGGTTCACTAAGCACCTCACAGACAACAACTTCTCGAGAAACTAACACTGCAtcaaaaactgtacaaaaaaagagagagaagacaaagaacaaaaaactgGTGCATTTTGGACCtagagaaaacaaagagaaatcTTCAAAACAAAAGCTCCTGAAGATATCCAAGGCAGGTCTATACAAAGAATGGCAAGACATCGATTTGGTTCAAGTGCCTACTTTGTTACAAAATGAAAGTGCCcctcatttaaaacagaaacagaaaaatcagAAACGCAAAAAAGGAGGCACAGTTGAAAATTTGACTGGGCTCAAGCATGACTTTTGTATACCAAAGGCTATTAAAGTGGCAGAACCAACACCACAAGGGAAACCTCAGAAGAGAAAAATTGAAACCCCCAGAGATTTGGCAAAGAAAGGGAAATCTGCCCAGGATATGGAGCAAAATGAAACACCtaagccaaagaaaaaaaagcaagccaAGATAGTGGAAGCAGTGTCTCCAAAGAAAGCAAAGATTAAAGATGCTACCGAGAATGAACTAGGTACGGAAATCCAAACGTTAGCTAAACGAAAGGACAAAGAGCAAAAAAGTGAGTCTGAAATCTCATGTCATGATCAAATAAAGCAGCAAGCATTGCTTTTATTGAAAGGTCACAAGCAGCCACAGCTAAAAGTGCACAAGTTGGATGCTAAAACCACAGGATTTGAACAACCACTTAAACATAAATGTCAGAGTAAGGAAGTTTGTTCCCAAGAAGCTACAGTGGTACAGACAAAAGgagaaacacaaaataaatcacCACAAACGgcaaggaaaaagaaagcaaaaatgattGGAAAGAAATCTAAAGAATTTCAGAAGGATGCCTGTCATTTGCAAATGTACTCTGTTGACAATGGTCTCACTTCAGCTCCATTATGCACAAAGCCAAAAGTTGTGCGGAAGCGTAAATCTTCTACGAAAATAGATCAGGAAATTGCATTGAGTCCTCCATATTCTCGGCTCACAATTGGATGCCAAGATTGTGGGAAGAACTTCTCAGAAGTCCCTGCCTTGCAGGAGCACATGGCTTCTATGCATTCTGAAAGTGGAATTTTCCAGTCCAATTTGAGCAGTGATGCTTCTAATAATCCAGTGAGTTCTGGGTCAAATGAAGCAATAATCACAAAAGCGGTTCATTCAAGCAACTTTGAAATACAGGTGTCTACAGACTGGGATATGGAGACCGAGATGAGAGAGATTGGTTTAGAAGACAGGGATGATCACGGACTCTCATTCCCAGCCCTCAGTCCTTCCCCTTCTTTCCCAACTGCATCAATCTCTCTTGAACACGAGgccaaagagagggagaagattCATCAAGATATTCATCCTGGAAATTCAGAGACACTTTGCAAAGATTCCACAATATTTAGGCAGCCTTTTGCAGATGTTTCATCCACAGAACCTGACACTTTCCACATTCCAGTACACAAGAAAAAGTCAGGGGAAAAGGAGAACATGGAGTCAGTTCAACTGGTCTCAGTTTCTGAGCCACAGGAGGGTGTTGACATTAAAGAGGAGTTGCCTTTAGATGTGAAGGTAGTCATGGTTGAAGACCAAAATGTAGATGACAAGGACTCTACTCAGGTAAATAGTCTTTCTAATGAGACTCGAGTGGGCTCTGATCAACAGGAAAATGAATCAGTTCACACTGACCTGAACCAGTGTCAGCTATCCATACAACATGTGAATCCAGCATCAACTGAAAATTCAGACTCCCACTTAACAGAACAACCAGAAATTaaacaagaggaagaggagataCTGGtccagagagaagagaagcaaacaaaaacatctatGACAAGAAGtagaagaggaagaggtggTCGAAGTAAAGGAAAGAGACAACTTGGAAGAGCTACAAAAAGAGCTACAAAAGAGATGGTGAACAATAAAGAAGAATGTCAAGTTGTTTTTCAGCTTTATTCACTCACGGATGACTGTGAGGAAAAGAATGAAGAAAGGAACAATCAAACAAAGGCAACCTGTTCCACTATAGCTTACAAGCAGTCAGAGTTGGAGGAATGCCCTGAAGATCAGGTAGTTTTGGAGCTAGAATCTGTTACTTCCTGTGCTGTAGATGTGAGGAAACCAGATGATGCATCACTGGTTCAGAAGTCTGGCGAGCAAGACAAGACCAGCAGTTCATCTGGAATGGTTCTGGAACATTTCCAGACAGCTCATGAAAGTGAGGAAGGAAACTCTGCACACAGCCAAGGCAGCATAAGAAGCTGG GGCAATCCACACCCAGAGACTGAAGGCATAACATCTGCTGGCAACTTTGATGATGTAAAAATAGAAGCCAGTCCATCAACTCTGGCCCCTCATGAAGTCCCACCTAGTGAGAGAGATTTATTGAAAGGAGTTCGAATGTTTCGGGTAAAGGCAGAAAATCACCAAAATTTAAACGAGCACAAAGCTTCACAACAAACTCATCGTGCTATGTGCCTAC AAAAGCACCTCAATCATGCTACAGATGGGATCCCCTCTGGATCCTCAACAGGCTCTGAATCTGCTGGCAAACAGTGTATATTCTATCCTGTTaaagaagaggagggagagatacTGGTGGAACCTCCCCTTAGTGAACAAGCAACCAAGGTTCCAGAAGAGAGGACAG AGGCTGGACCTGAaatagaggagtgtgaggaaaTCATGGTGGAATGCTCACAAATGGAAATGCATCATAATTTTTACGGTGGCACTGAAGAGG GTGATCTTGGCACCGAGCACCAGAGCCCTCAACACCTTCTAGAATTCCTCTCACAGAGTTCAGACACAGAGGAGTTTGACAATTTTCAGTCTGAGCCAGATGCTGAAGCTCTTATTATGTCCTGTTACCATGGTATCCACACCAATGGAGCTATGAAACAAAAAGAACTTTCAGTCTATGAGGAGGGTGGAAGAAATTCAGG AAATGTAGATTTTTCCCAAGCAAAGCACCAAGGGGGAACCACAAAAGAGTGTTGGAAACCTATTGACTACTTCCTGCAGTACTTCAACTGGGACACGTGGAAAGAAATTGCAGTCTGGACAGGGCAAACATCAAAACTGCCAACACCTGTTACCGAAAAAGAGGTAGCCCAGATCGCAGGAATCCACATTGCAATGGGAACCCTAAAG TTTCCAAGTATGAAGCTGTACTGGGAGGACCTCACCCGAGTGCCCTTAATTGCTGATGCCATGTCAGCTTCCAAGTTTTCTGAGCTCACTTACAACCTTAAGTTGGCTAGTCCTAGAGGAGATCTCAGGCAGGCaaatggagatggagatgaacAATGTGGCCAAGGAAACACAACTCAGTTAAGCACCAGTGATAAGGCACCGAGACAAGTTCCTTCACCAGGTGACAAATCTAGAATGTTTACATCCTTGCCGTTGTGCAGGTATCAGGATACGGAGAATTGCACAGACACTTTAGTGTCAAAAACAGATCCATTGTGGAAAGTTCAGGCCATTGTAAAGAGAGTTCAAGAAGGGTGTCGAGCTCTTAAGAGAAATGGAAACCATGCAGTTGACCAATACCCCCTTCCTTTTCAGAGGCACCCAACGCATTTGTTACATCACACAATTATGATAAATGTTACTGGATTGGTCATGGACTTTAACTTGCGTGTAAAGGACTGTAAGAGAGAGGAAGTAGTTGTAAATATGGTTTCTCAAGAAATAGATGATAACCAAGGCATGGTGTTTCTCTGTAAACCAGAACTATCAACACCTTCTATGTTGGAGCATCTCCTAGAGGCAGGAGTGCGCAGTGCTGGCAAGGTTGGAGGTGCAAGGGGCCAAGTAGGTGATGAGTTTGTGACCTCTGATGGAAAGCTAAAGCTATTTAGATGCCACCATGGCTTCATCCTCTCTGCGGCAACAAAGGAAAGATCTCGTTCAACGTCGCTTGTCAGTGGTTTTGAGCGAGCAATCAAAGCTGCAAATCTAAACAGAGACTTAAGAAGCCTTTATCGCACACCATGTACAAGTTCATCACCCAGTGCCTGGCCACAGTCTGTTCTTTGGGACCTTATTGATCTGGCATTAGTTAACTCCTGGCTACAATACAAGCAAGATACAAACCATGATTCAGAGCCACTGTCACTTATGGCATTCCGTTTGGAAGTTTCCAAAGCTTTAATCCTTTCTAGCAGTATTGATGCACAAGACTCATCACCCCCCTATCCTCCAGTTCCTAAACATTCTGCTCCAAATACAACTCCAGGCACCAATGATGCCTTTGAGAACTCTTTTCCTGATGCAGCCACACGATATGATGGTATGGGCCATTGGCCGGAGCAACTTGCCGAAGGTGAAGAAGCCAGATGTAGGTTCGGAGGTTGTGAGAGAACATCTCGAGTACGATGTCTCAAATGCTGTGTGTTCCTTTGCATTTCACGCAATCACAACTGTTTCCTGAAGTTTCATAGTCAGGGGTCTGAATGA